Proteins co-encoded in one Armatimonadota bacterium genomic window:
- a CDS encoding type II secretion system GspH family protein, protein MRISSKGFTIIELLVVIAISALLSGLLFPVIITARMACRKSQCATNLKQIGIAFDLYTNDWDGVFPCPGGRYGDLSYWDQEGNGGIRPYLKERGRGEHGLLCCPAYNGRWRSKYSPRTYSMNEYLRWPPDIPYPQCIKYLCGIPKRRIMQPERTILLYEGIPADEESPFGEGFVYRCGNWEWVMGYRPTKNKYWQSANRPMHARMNNYLMCDGHVITMEPEKYPFAPSGPANNLWYVTRLR, encoded by the coding sequence ATGAGAATTTCTTCAAAAGGCTTTACAATCATCGAATTGCTTGTTGTGATAGCTATTTCAGCACTCCTATCTGGCTTACTCTTCCCCGTGATTATCACCGCACGGATGGCATGTAGGAAATCTCAATGTGCAACAAACCTCAAACAAATTGGGATAGCATTCGACCTCTACACAAACGATTGGGATGGGGTTTTTCCCTGCCCTGGCGGTCGCTATGGCGATCTCTCATATTGGGACCAGGAGGGCAATGGTGGAATCCGCCCTTACCTTAAGGAAAGAGGAAGAGGAGAACACGGACTACTTTGCTGCCCAGCGTATAATGGCCGTTGGCGCTCAAAGTACTCGCCTCGCACCTACAGTATGAATGAGTATTTAAGATGGCCACCAGATATCCCTTATCCGCAGTGCATTAAATACCTTTGTGGGATTCCCAAGCGTCGAATAATGCAACCTGAGCGAACAATCCTACTGTACGAAGGCATACCTGCAGATGAGGAAAGCCCTTTTGGAGAAGGTTTTGTCTACCGATGTGGCAACTGGGAATGGGTTATGGGATATCGGCCGACAAAGAACAAATATTGGCAGAGCGCTAATCGGCCGATGCACGCCAGGATGAACAATTACCTTATGTGTGATGGCCATGTGATAACAATGGAACCTGAAAAATATCCTTTTGCCCCATCAGGTCCTGCCAACAACCTTTGGTACGTAACCAGACTAAGATAA